The bacterium genome includes a window with the following:
- a CDS encoding CPXCG motif-containing cysteine-rich protein — MLDWIQYQNIQCPYCAEYFEIEIDTSAGADVYELNAGSAADTLQDHQYIEDCYVCCRPIKIMIAQDPESGQVSTKVKRLDE; from the coding sequence ATGTTAGATTGGATTCAGTACCAAAACATACAGTGCCCCTACTGTGCTGAGTATTTTGAAATTGAAATTGATACCAGTGCCGGTGCGGATGTCTATGAACTCAATGCAGGCAGCGCAGCAGACACTCTACAAGACCATCAGTACATAGAAGACTGTTACGTGTGTTGCAGACCCATTAAAATCATGATTGCTCAAGACCCAGAGTCTGGCCAAGTATCCACTAAGGTTAAACGCCTAGACGAGTAA